The following are encoded in a window of Methylicorpusculum oleiharenae genomic DNA:
- a CDS encoding alginate export family protein has product MNTHLDNTRSWAGLLGLLLISPGLVQAEDYYAKTRGYRVEPDPDPPAYVRNLSRTQFEQFRDVDWLDVGLDFRTRYEYRENDYRPWVDTSSGSRVSKYRDAPDNLWLLRTRAYLGIKDILDPLRFAVEMEDARSYNGEYEKSDADVNEFELIQGYGELYFNHALGHNRPLSLRAGRMHMELLDRRLIGNNQFRNTTNNFEGFRVHFGKKQNNWDLDTFAMQPVERLKYEFDRPDEDTWIYGGVLSIRQWSQFITVQPYFLGRKQNGDPRNTVTANRKPDMDIYAPGLRVYGLIGQSGFDYDADINKQFGRFGVLSRNGNTQTLQQHDALAYSLELGYTFDHEWKPRVSAYYGFGTGDKNPRDGSNERFDAFYGFNQPWSRNDYFSWDNIHAPKARLEITPHPDVRVDAGYNAYWLESETGGWNRARLTDPTGQSGNFLGQEIDIRMRHHVNHYVDWSLSYARFNPGDYTESFAKSGTGPYTSEASNFFYFELSLNAFGDGKL; this is encoded by the coding sequence ATGAATACTCATCTTGATAACACTCGATCCTGGGCTGGCCTGCTCGGTTTATTGCTGATATCGCCCGGACTCGTTCAGGCCGAGGACTATTACGCCAAAACCCGTGGCTACCGGGTCGAACCGGATCCCGATCCACCGGCCTATGTGCGCAACCTGAGCCGAACCCAGTTTGAACAATTCCGGGACGTTGACTGGCTGGATGTAGGCCTGGATTTTCGTACCCGTTATGAATACCGTGAAAATGACTACCGGCCCTGGGTGGATACCTCATCCGGTTCGCGCGTGTCCAAATACCGCGATGCCCCCGATAACTTATGGTTGCTCAGAACCCGCGCCTATCTGGGCATCAAGGACATTCTCGATCCGTTACGTTTTGCGGTCGAGATGGAAGACGCCCGCAGTTATAACGGTGAATACGAAAAGTCGGATGCCGATGTCAACGAATTCGAATTGATTCAAGGCTATGGCGAGCTGTATTTCAATCATGCCCTGGGCCATAACCGGCCCTTGAGCCTGCGTGCCGGCAGAATGCACATGGAACTTCTGGATCGGCGTCTGATCGGCAACAACCAGTTTCGCAACACCACCAATAATTTCGAGGGTTTCCGGGTTCATTTCGGTAAAAAACAAAACAACTGGGACCTGGACACCTTCGCGATGCAACCGGTCGAGCGTTTGAAATATGAATTTGACCGGCCCGATGAAGACACCTGGATTTATGGCGGCGTGCTGAGTATCCGTCAATGGTCCCAATTCATCACGGTTCAGCCTTATTTCCTGGGCCGAAAACAAAATGGTGATCCCCGTAATACAGTGACGGCCAATCGTAAACCCGACATGGATATCTATGCACCGGGGCTGCGGGTTTACGGTTTGATCGGCCAAAGTGGGTTTGATTATGACGCCGATATCAATAAACAGTTTGGACGCTTTGGCGTCTTATCTAGAAATGGGAACACACAAACCCTGCAGCAACATGATGCCTTGGCTTACTCACTGGAGTTGGGTTACACCTTCGACCATGAATGGAAACCGCGGGTCAGTGCCTATTACGGCTTCGGTACCGGTGACAAAAACCCCAGAGACGGCAGCAACGAACGTTTTGATGCGTTTTACGGCTTCAATCAACCTTGGTCGCGCAATGATTATTTTTCCTGGGACAACATCCACGCCCCCAAAGCGCGTCTGGAAATCACCCCGCATCCCGATGTGCGCGTTGATGCCGGTTATAACGCCTATTGGCTGGAAAGCGAAACCGGCGGCTGGAACCGGGCGCGGTTGACCGACCCTACCGGGCAAAGCGGCAATTTCCTGGGACAGGAGATTGATATTCGCATGCGCCACCATGTCAATCATTATGTGGATTGGAGTTTGAGTTATGCCCGCTTCAACCCCGGCGATTACACCGAGTCTTTCGCAAAATCCGGAACCGGGCCTTATACCTCTGAAGCCAGTAACTTCTTTTATTTCGAGCTGTCACTGAACGCCTTTGGCGATGGCAAGCTCTAG
- a CDS encoding YezD family protein, with protein MTYKFESDLSVDLNQEVVMRVLTLLEGVRFGSLEIVVHDGRIVQIDKREKFRVNKQKESS; from the coding sequence ATGACTTATAAATTTGAAAGCGACTTATCCGTTGACTTAAATCAGGAGGTGGTCATGCGTGTACTCACTTTATTGGAAGGTGTTCGTTTTGGTTCACTTGAAATCGTTGTTCACGACGGACGGATCGTGCAAATCGACAAGCGTGAAAAATTTAGAGTCAACAAACAAAAGGAATCCAGTTAA
- the chrA gene encoding chromate efflux transporter: MSHRERTATPHKLMPSEHVSFKDALYFWFKLGFISFGGPAGQISIMHQELVENRHWISERRFLHALNYCMLLPGPEAQQLAIYIGWLLHKTWGGIIAGVLFVLPSLFILIVLSWIYLALGDLPWVAGLFYGVKPAVTAIVMQAAYRIGSRALKNAVLWTIAAASFVAIFALNVPFPAIVVSAALIGFFGSRIMPVKFKTGGHGSSARSYGPAVIDDDTPRLDHTHFRWSRLFSIGLIGAVLWLIPMAALTIHYGWAHALTQMGWFFTKAALLTFGGAYAVLPYVYQGAVENFHWLVPQQMIDGLALGETTPGPLIMVVAFVGFVAGWAQALFGPDHLLLAGTVAAIVVTYFTFLPSFLFILAGGPLVESTHGNLKFTAPLTAITAAVVGVVLNLALFFAWHVLWPEGIEGQFDFMAAVICVVALFAIFRYQVGVIRIIAASGITGLLFTLIKTVGLG; encoded by the coding sequence ATGAGTCATAGGGAAAGAACCGCAACACCGCATAAATTAATGCCGTCGGAGCACGTCAGCTTCAAGGATGCGCTTTACTTTTGGTTTAAGTTGGGTTTCATCAGCTTTGGCGGTCCAGCCGGGCAAATTTCAATCATGCATCAAGAGCTGGTTGAAAATCGTCACTGGATTTCGGAACGGCGATTCCTGCATGCACTTAACTATTGCATGCTGTTACCGGGACCTGAGGCGCAACAACTGGCAATTTATATCGGCTGGTTATTGCATAAGACCTGGGGTGGCATTATTGCGGGGGTTCTGTTTGTCTTGCCATCCTTGTTTATTCTGATCGTATTGTCTTGGATATATCTTGCTTTGGGCGATTTACCCTGGGTCGCGGGGCTGTTTTATGGCGTTAAGCCTGCCGTTACGGCCATCGTCATGCAGGCGGCTTACCGTATTGGTTCACGCGCACTTAAAAATGCTGTGTTATGGACGATTGCCGCCGCCTCTTTCGTTGCCATTTTTGCGCTGAATGTTCCCTTTCCGGCCATTGTTGTGAGTGCTGCTCTGATAGGGTTTTTTGGGAGCCGAATTATGCCCGTCAAATTCAAAACCGGTGGGCATGGCAGTTCAGCCAGATCATACGGTCCGGCGGTTATAGATGACGATACGCCACGGCTTGATCATACTCACTTTCGCTGGTCACGACTATTCAGTATTGGGTTGATTGGTGCTGTGTTGTGGCTTATACCCATGGCGGCATTGACGATACATTATGGCTGGGCTCATGCGCTGACACAAATGGGCTGGTTTTTTACCAAGGCGGCGTTGTTAACCTTTGGAGGGGCTTATGCCGTTTTGCCTTATGTGTATCAGGGGGCTGTCGAAAACTTTCATTGGCTGGTTCCTCAGCAAATGATAGACGGTCTGGCTTTAGGCGAAACCACGCCGGGACCGCTGATCATGGTAGTCGCCTTCGTCGGATTTGTAGCGGGATGGGCTCAGGCGCTTTTCGGTCCCGATCATCTGTTGCTTGCCGGTACAGTAGCTGCAATCGTGGTGACCTATTTTACGTTTTTACCCAGCTTTTTATTCATCCTGGCAGGGGGACCCTTGGTGGAGTCCACGCATGGAAATTTGAAATTTACAGCACCGTTAACGGCAATTACTGCTGCGGTAGTCGGGGTGGTTTTAAACCTGGCTCTGTTTTTTGCCTGGCATGTCTTGTGGCCTGAGGGCATTGAGGGTCAATTCGATTTTATGGCAGCGGTCATCTGTGTGGTCGCCTTATTTGCTATCTTCCGTTACCAGGTCGGCGTCATTCGGATAATTGCCGCTTCCGGTATTACAGGTCTGCTTTTTACGCTGATCAAAACAGTCGGATTAGGGTAG
- a CDS encoding SRPBCC family protein — MKKNIFLVSVVFLFFSALANAHGPVRQKVKEEIKINAPAEKVWDIIKNYDDMSWLPAVASSKTDKGNKKGSVRVLTLKDGGTITEELKKYDEKKMSYSYKISDMSTAKTINHSGKDENVPVLPVSNYAADIEVKAKGDTSVVIWKAGYYRAYMNNNPPAEMNEEAANSSVKAVFTAGLENIKKLAEK, encoded by the coding sequence ATGAAGAAAAACATCTTTTTGGTCTCTGTGGTTTTTTTATTTTTTTCAGCGCTCGCTAATGCTCATGGGCCTGTTCGTCAAAAAGTAAAAGAAGAAATTAAAATTAATGCGCCTGCTGAAAAAGTGTGGGACATCATCAAAAATTATGACGATATGTCATGGTTGCCGGCAGTCGCCAGTTCAAAAACGGATAAAGGCAATAAAAAAGGTTCTGTGCGCGTATTGACGCTTAAAGACGGCGGCACTATTACCGAAGAATTAAAAAAATACGATGAAAAGAAAATGTCTTATTCCTACAAGATTTCAGACATGAGTACCGCCAAAACAATCAATCATTCCGGTAAAGACGAAAATGTGCCTGTTTTGCCTGTCAGTAACTATGCCGCTGATATTGAAGTAAAAGCTAAAGGCGATACCAGCGTTGTGATCTGGAAAGCAGGTTACTATCGTGCCTATATGAACAACAATCCTCCTGCTGAAATGAATGAAGAAGCGGCTAATTCATCCGTAAAAGCTGTTTTTACCGCAGGTTTGGAAAATATTAAAAAACTGGCTGAGAAATAA
- a CDS encoding YVTN family beta-propeller repeat protein encodes MIIKGMINATGILLFSLTFCVAAEPYAFITNQLGDSVSVIDTAQAKVISTIPVSGKPAGVSVSQDGRRVYISTPEAKGIAVLDAVNHKLLAQFPVSSGALGITVDKTGHLIFVADWFNNSVAVIDADTFKVINTLPVGKSPSGMVVSSDNKWLFVANRLDNSVSQIDMKTMRIRNTTKVGEHPFGLILDAKDERLYVANVESDDVTVLDAQHLKRLQTIKVKTLPYAVTLALNDSRLFVTNQDDSSVSVIDTQAMQEIAVIEVGDKPEGISTHPNDRWVYVANWFDNNVSVIDAKTLQVIDTIEAGEGSRAFGQFISR; translated from the coding sequence ATGATTATTAAAGGCATGATCAATGCGACTGGCATTTTATTATTTTCATTAACTTTCTGTGTTGCAGCTGAGCCTTATGCCTTTATAACCAATCAACTGGGTGACAGTGTATCGGTCATTGATACGGCCCAGGCTAAAGTCATTTCTACCATTCCAGTCTCGGGTAAACCGGCTGGTGTGTCCGTATCTCAAGATGGCCGGCGGGTTTATATCAGCACGCCGGAGGCAAAGGGAATTGCCGTTTTGGATGCAGTCAATCATAAACTATTGGCGCAATTTCCTGTCAGTTCAGGCGCGCTGGGTATCACTGTCGATAAAACCGGCCACCTGATTTTTGTGGCGGACTGGTTCAATAACTCGGTGGCTGTGATTGATGCCGATACTTTTAAAGTGATCAACACCCTACCTGTGGGAAAGTCGCCCTCCGGTATGGTGGTTAGTTCAGATAACAAATGGTTGTTCGTCGCCAATCGTTTGGATAACAGTGTTTCCCAAATTGACATGAAAACCATGCGGATTCGAAATACGACCAAAGTTGGCGAGCATCCTTTTGGGCTGATCCTTGACGCTAAGGACGAGCGTCTTTATGTGGCTAATGTCGAAAGTGATGATGTAACGGTACTGGATGCCCAGCATTTGAAACGGTTGCAGACTATCAAAGTGAAGACGCTGCCTTATGCCGTGACGCTGGCCCTGAATGATTCACGGCTGTTTGTCACGAACCAGGACGACAGTTCCGTGTCCGTTATCGATACGCAAGCAATGCAGGAAATAGCGGTGATCGAGGTCGGCGACAAGCCGGAAGGTATCAGTACTCATCCCAATGACCGATGGGTTTACGTCGCAAACTGGTTTGATAATAACGTTTCCGTGATTGATGCGAAAACCCTGCAAGTCATTGATACGATAGAAGCGGGCGAGGGTAGCCGGGCGTTTGGCCAATTCATAAGCCGCTAA
- the trhO gene encoding oxygen-dependent tRNA uridine(34) hydroxylase TrhO has translation MFQNVVCALYKFVTLEDYQALRLPLLNCMEAHQIRGTLILAKEGINGTVAGSRENVDALLIFLRNDSRLKDLDFKESFSETMPFNRTKVKLKNEIVTMGIEGIDPKQVVGTYVEPSDWNRLIADPEVILIDTRNDYEYQVGTFKNAINPKTTNFREFPQFVKQHLDPAKHKKVAMFCTGGIRCEKSTAYLKEQGFSDVFHLKGGILKYLEQVPEQETLWDGECFVFDDRVTVNHSLQKGRHDLCNACRTPITEAEKADHRYEQGVSCPLCFGKVTETQKSRFIEREKQMNLARQRGEAHMGADAAKLLEAKRQQKLDRKLKLKIQIV, from the coding sequence ATGTTTCAAAATGTTGTTTGTGCGTTGTATAAGTTTGTCACGCTGGAAGATTATCAGGCGCTGCGCCTGCCTCTACTCAACTGTATGGAAGCCCATCAAATCAGGGGAACATTGATCCTGGCAAAAGAAGGGATTAACGGCACTGTCGCAGGAAGCCGGGAAAACGTTGATGCGTTGCTGATTTTTTTAAGAAATGATTCTCGTCTGAAAGATCTTGATTTCAAGGAATCGTTCAGTGAAACCATGCCGTTCAACCGCACAAAGGTTAAGCTTAAAAATGAAATCGTGACCATGGGTATAGAAGGTATTGATCCCAAGCAAGTCGTCGGCACCTATGTGGAGCCTTCAGATTGGAACCGGTTGATTGCTGATCCTGAGGTTATCCTGATCGATACACGCAACGATTATGAATATCAGGTGGGCACTTTTAAAAATGCAATCAATCCCAAGACCACAAACTTCAGAGAATTTCCCCAGTTTGTAAAACAACATCTTGATCCCGCTAAACACAAAAAAGTAGCCATGTTCTGCACGGGCGGCATACGTTGCGAAAAATCAACCGCTTACTTAAAAGAGCAAGGTTTTTCGGATGTTTTTCACTTGAAAGGCGGTATTTTAAAATACCTGGAACAAGTGCCCGAACAGGAAACGCTTTGGGACGGTGAATGTTTTGTCTTTGATGACCGGGTGACGGTTAATCATAGTCTTCAAAAAGGCCGGCATGATTTGTGTAATGCGTGCAGAACGCCTATTACGGAAGCTGAGAAAGCCGACCACCGATATGAACAAGGTGTCAGTTGTCCGCTTTGCTTCGGCAAAGTCACTGAAACGCAAAAATCCCGGTTTATAGAGCGTGAAAAGCAAATGAATCTGGCCCGGCAAAGAGGTGAAGCTCACATGGGGGCGGATGCTGCAAAATTGCTGGAAGCCAAGCGGCAGCAAAAACTGGATCGTAAGCTCAAGCTGAAAATTCAAATCGTATAA
- a CDS encoding peroxiredoxin family protein translates to MKAQTGDQAPELSISEWVQGESVQLSQLLGKVVLLDFFQVNCPGCFLYALPHAISLHERFADKGLVVLGIATAFEDFDKNTLENLKRLINQHELTGATLELLSQRGELVNGRWPYQIPFPVAMDRLVKRSEPVNDGVIDSFISERVPDFSEQTFEHQENIRAHVKNYFQSLQFHAETFDRFDLKGTPSQVLIDQQGIIREIAFGTSPDLEDQIAGLFLEEAD, encoded by the coding sequence ATGAAGGCGCAGACAGGCGATCAGGCACCGGAGTTATCTATTTCAGAATGGGTTCAGGGTGAGTCCGTGCAACTGAGCCAACTGTTGGGTAAAGTGGTTTTGCTGGATTTTTTTCAAGTCAACTGCCCCGGCTGTTTTCTTTATGCGCTGCCTCACGCCATCTCTTTGCATGAGCGCTTTGCGGATAAAGGTTTGGTGGTTTTAGGGATTGCTACGGCTTTTGAAGATTTTGATAAAAATACGCTGGAGAATCTAAAGAGACTCATCAATCAGCATGAACTCACCGGCGCGACGCTGGAATTATTATCGCAGCGAGGCGAATTGGTTAATGGCCGTTGGCCCTACCAAATTCCTTTTCCTGTCGCGATGGACCGTTTGGTCAAGCGTTCTGAACCTGTGAACGATGGCGTGATAGACAGCTTCATCAGTGAACGGGTACCGGATTTTTCAGAACAAACGTTTGAGCATCAAGAAAACATTCGCGCACACGTTAAAAACTATTTTCAATCATTGCAATTTCACGCCGAAACTTTTGATCGTTTTGATTTGAAAGGCACGCCCTCGCAGGTCTTGATTGATCAGCAGGGCATTATCCGAGAGATTGCATTTGGCACAAGCCCTGATCTGGAAGACCAAATTGCCGGACTTTTTCTTGAAGAGGCCGATTAA
- the sufT gene encoding putative Fe-S cluster assembly protein SufT, producing the protein MAARETITLTRDVNVVMIPDGNPSTLTQGTVVTLHQSLGNNYTVVTDYGHMVRIASADADVLGKEPHHLETVVTETDPESVEKNCWEVMKTVYDPEIPVNIVDLGLVYGCYVTPVESGKNRVQIQMTLTAPGCGMGPVIQGDVEKSIRALPGVESVDVEVVLDPPWSREMMSEVAQVQLGLY; encoded by the coding sequence ATGGCTGCAAGAGAAACGATAACCTTAACTCGCGATGTCAACGTCGTCATGATACCGGATGGCAATCCCAGTACATTGACCCAAGGCACAGTGGTCACCCTTCATCAATCGCTAGGCAATAACTACACGGTGGTGACCGATTACGGCCACATGGTGCGTATTGCCAGCGCTGATGCCGACGTATTGGGTAAAGAACCACATCATTTGGAAACGGTGGTCACTGAGACCGACCCGGAATCTGTCGAAAAAAACTGCTGGGAAGTCATGAAAACAGTGTATGACCCGGAAATCCCGGTCAACATCGTTGATTTGGGCTTGGTTTACGGTTGCTATGTCACACCCGTCGAGAGCGGCAAAAACAGGGTCCAAATCCAGATGACACTGACCGCCCCTGGCTGTGGCATGGGGCCCGTTATTCAGGGTGACGTTGAAAAATCGATACGCGCCCTGCCCGGCGTGGAAAGCGTTGACGTTGAAGTCGTTCTTGATCCGCCCTGGTCACGAGAAATGATGTCCGAGGTTGCGCAAGTTCAACTGGGCTTGTATTAA
- a CDS encoding SDR family NAD(P)-dependent oxidoreductase, with the protein MSLSGQVILITGAGGGLGGSAALALAKQGAHIILLDKSIPKLEAVYDAIVSEQAPEPVLYPFDLAGANENDYQDLADRIESKYGQLNGLLHSAVEFVAFEPIAITKTKDWGHTLNVNLNAPFLLCRVLLPLLQKSEPASIVFTSDSRARTAPAYSSAYGVSKIALEGLAHILAEELEAEGKIRVNTLIPGPVNSPVRKKSYPAEDKSLLPEMHSLADIYLYLFSPASIGMNGQIIDAHTFKQ; encoded by the coding sequence ATGTCATTAAGCGGACAAGTTATTCTGATAACCGGCGCCGGGGGCGGATTAGGCGGAAGCGCCGCGCTTGCGCTTGCCAAACAAGGCGCGCATATCATTTTACTGGATAAAAGCATTCCAAAACTGGAAGCGGTTTATGACGCCATTGTTTCGGAACAAGCGCCCGAACCCGTTCTTTATCCGTTCGATCTAGCCGGTGCCAATGAAAACGATTACCAGGATTTGGCGGACCGTATTGAAAGCAAATACGGCCAATTGAATGGGTTATTGCATTCAGCAGTTGAGTTTGTCGCGTTTGAACCGATTGCGATCACTAAAACCAAAGACTGGGGGCATACGCTGAATGTCAATTTGAACGCCCCTTTCTTACTTTGCCGGGTTTTGTTACCCCTTTTACAAAAAAGTGAACCCGCGTCCATCGTTTTTACAAGCGATTCTCGAGCCAGAACCGCACCTGCCTATTCCAGCGCTTACGGCGTATCGAAAATAGCGCTGGAGGGACTCGCGCACATTCTGGCGGAGGAACTGGAAGCAGAAGGCAAGATCCGGGTCAACACCTTGATTCCTGGACCTGTTAACTCACCGGTACGCAAAAAATCTTATCCGGCCGAAGATAAAAGCCTTTTACCGGAAATGCATTCACTGGCTGATATTTACCTTTATCTGTTCAGTCCGGCTAGTATCGGCATGAACGGACAAATCATCGACGCACACACATTCAAGCAATAA
- a CDS encoding HAD family hydrolase — MSHDFKLSCVLFDLDGTLVDTAPDLIACLNFALADSGIETISVESVRPLISFGASAMIKLCLQDRFTQDLHDSLLITMLDHYQTHIAEHSVFFPGMPETLAGIEASGLKWGVITNKQKRFTEPLMTALDLNQRAACIISGDSTGNSKPHPEPMFAGCKQADVAPEECVYIGDASHDIAAGKNAGMKTLAALYGYLKPEDTPHSWGADALIEHPEQIEAWIKTALCH; from the coding sequence ATGAGCCATGATTTTAAATTGTCCTGCGTCTTGTTCGATTTAGACGGCACCCTGGTCGATACTGCCCCGGATTTGATTGCCTGTCTGAACTTCGCCTTAGCCGACTCAGGTATCGAAACAATTAGCGTAGAATCGGTACGCCCGTTGATATCGTTCGGTGCATCGGCCATGATCAAACTTTGTTTACAAGACCGTTTTACACAGGACTTGCACGACTCACTGCTGATCACCATGCTTGATCACTATCAGACCCATATTGCCGAACACTCTGTCTTCTTTCCCGGCATGCCTGAAACGCTGGCCGGCATCGAAGCCAGCGGTCTTAAATGGGGGGTGATTACCAATAAGCAAAAACGCTTTACTGAACCGTTGATGACTGCATTAGACCTTAATCAGCGGGCGGCTTGCATTATCAGCGGCGACAGCACCGGCAACAGCAAACCGCATCCCGAACCCATGTTCGCCGGCTGCAAACAGGCTGACGTAGCCCCCGAGGAATGCGTTTATATCGGTGATGCTTCTCATGACATTGCCGCCGGAAAAAATGCCGGCATGAAAACATTGGCAGCCTTATACGGCTACCTGAAGCCCGAAGATACCCCACACTCATGGGGAGCCGACGCTCTGATTGAACACCCTGAACAGATTGAAGCATGGATAAAAACAGCACTATGTCATTAA
- the ubiG gene encoding bifunctional 2-polyprenyl-6-hydroxyphenol methylase/3-demethylubiquinol 3-O-methyltransferase UbiG codes for MTAKENVHLHEIHKFGSLAERWWDTQGEFKTLHDINPLRLRFIRDHAYIDGRRIVDVGCGGGILTEGLAKNAAKVLGIDLSQELIDIADLHSLESGIKAEYRKISAEALAQEQPESFDHVTCMEMLEHVPDPLSIVYACAQLVKPGGMVFFSTLNRKPKAYLLAIVAAEHMLKMVPKGTHDFKTFIKPSELSQWARYAGLELVSLCGIEYNPFNKRFSLGKDIDVNYLAAFRRPE; via the coding sequence ATGACAGCAAAAGAAAACGTTCACTTACATGAGATTCACAAATTCGGTTCCCTGGCAGAACGCTGGTGGGACACACAAGGTGAATTCAAAACATTGCACGATATCAATCCTCTTCGGCTGAGGTTTATTCGTGATCATGCCTATATTGACGGCAGACGCATCGTTGACGTGGGATGCGGCGGCGGTATCCTGACCGAAGGTCTCGCCAAGAATGCGGCAAAAGTATTGGGAATTGACCTGAGTCAGGAATTGATAGACATTGCCGACTTGCATAGTCTGGAGTCCGGAATCAAAGCCGAATACCGCAAAATCAGCGCCGAAGCCTTGGCACAGGAACAACCGGAAAGCTTTGATCACGTCACTTGTATGGAAATGCTGGAGCATGTGCCGGATCCATTATCTATTGTTTACGCTTGCGCTCAACTGGTTAAACCGGGCGGCATGGTGTTTTTCTCTACACTTAACCGTAAACCCAAAGCCTATCTTCTTGCAATTGTTGCAGCTGAACATATGTTAAAAATGGTACCCAAGGGAACGCATGATTTTAAAACTTTCATCAAACCCTCCGAACTAAGCCAGTGGGCCCGTTATGCAGGGCTTGAGCTAGTTAGTCTGTGCGGCATCGAGTACAACCCGTTCAACAAACGTTTCAGTCTTGGCAAGGATATTGATGTCAATTATCTGGCCGCGTTCCGACGACCCGAATAA
- the mtnA gene encoding S-methyl-5-thioribose-1-phosphate isomerase — MNEQTQLTVQALHWTGHSLKVLDQRCLPQTIVYHEYSDAEGVFDAIRSMEVRGAPAIGIAAAYGVVLSVRQHFDETGDEWRVKVAEDIAKLAQSRPTAVNLFWALKQMTDLLAGIQGNPVDEFLSLANKIHEEDISANHKMAEFGADIIGNAKGVMTHCNAGALATGGYGTALGVIRSAYKRGLKSIYAGETRPWLQGARLTAWELAQDGIPVTLVADSAAAWLMKSGAIEWIVVGADRIAANGDTANKIGTYSLAVLAKQHGIKLMIAAPTSTIDWSLENGNTIEIEQREARELLPECYEQSGSLVTAWNPVFDVTPAELITAIVTEKGVVLNPSEKGIRSLQ; from the coding sequence ATGAATGAACAAACTCAATTGACTGTTCAGGCTCTGCATTGGACAGGCCATTCGCTGAAAGTGTTGGATCAGCGTTGTTTACCGCAAACCATCGTTTATCATGAATATTCCGATGCAGAGGGTGTTTTTGATGCGATAAGAAGTATGGAAGTACGAGGCGCTCCCGCGATTGGTATTGCCGCAGCCTACGGCGTGGTTTTGTCGGTTCGCCAGCATTTTGACGAAACAGGCGATGAGTGGCGTGTAAAAGTTGCCGAAGATATAGCCAAACTGGCACAGTCTCGCCCGACGGCTGTCAACCTGTTCTGGGCTTTGAAGCAGATGACTGACTTGCTGGCCGGAATTCAGGGCAATCCCGTCGATGAATTTTTAAGTTTGGCTAATAAAATTCATGAAGAGGATATCAGTGCGAATCATAAAATGGCTGAGTTCGGTGCCGATATCATCGGCAACGCGAAAGGCGTTATGACGCATTGCAATGCAGGGGCCTTGGCTACCGGCGGCTACGGAACAGCATTAGGCGTCATTCGCAGCGCGTATAAACGAGGACTGAAATCTATCTACGCCGGTGAAACCAGACCCTGGCTGCAAGGCGCCCGATTGACGGCATGGGAATTGGCTCAGGATGGTATCCCTGTGACGCTGGTTGCCGATTCTGCTGCAGCTTGGCTCATGAAATCAGGTGCTATCGAATGGATCGTCGTCGGGGCCGACCGGATTGCGGCAAACGGCGATACGGCCAACAAAATCGGCACCTATTCATTGGCCGTGCTGGCCAAACAACACGGCATCAAACTGATGATTGCCGCGCCTACATCCACTATCGATTGGTCCTTGGAAAACGGCAATACCATCGAAATAGAACAGCGCGAAGCAAGAGAACTGCTTCCTGAATGTTATGAGCAAAGCGGCTCGCTCGTCACTGCCTGGAATCCGGTATTTGACGTTACCCCTGCGGAACTAATTACTGCGATAGTGACCGAAAAAGGAGTGGTTTTAAACCCCTCTGAAAAAGGTATCAGGAGTTTACAGTAA